From Carya illinoinensis cultivar Pawnee chromosome 5, C.illinoinensisPawnee_v1, whole genome shotgun sequence, one genomic window encodes:
- the LOC122311995 gene encoding nudix hydrolase 25, with translation MEGLPPGYRPNVGICLINSDNQVFVASRLNVPGAWQMPQGGIEDGEEPKSAAIRELQEETGIVSAEIIAEVPNWLTYDFPPAVKAKVNRLWGGEWHGQAQKWFLMRSTKDDSEINLANGEAEPEFAEWKWASPEEVIEQAVDYKRPTYEEVMNTFKPYLSGSTISTKCKSSKW, from the exons ATGGAGGGTCTTCCTCCTGGTTACCGTCCCAACGTTGGCATTTGCCTCATCAACTCTGACAACCAA GTATTTGTGGCTTCAAGATTGAATGTTCCAGGTGCATGGCAGATGCCTCAG GGAGGCATCGAAGATGGCGAAGAGCCCAAATCTGCAGCCATCAGAGAACTGCAAGAAGAAACTGGAATAGTATCTGCTGAAATTATTGCCGAG GTTCCAAATTGGTTGACGTATGACTTCCCTCCTGCTGTGAAGGCCAAAGTGAATCGTCTTTGGGGAGGTGAATGGCATGGGCAGGCACAGAAGTG GTTCCTTATGAGATCAACAAAAGATGACAGTGAGATCAACCTAGCTAATGGTGAGGCAGAACCCGAATTTGCAGAGTGGAAATGGGCAAGCCCGGAAGAAGTTATTGAGCAG GCGGTGGACTACAAAAGGCCAACGTATGAGGAAGTTATGAACACCTTCAAGCCATACCTTAGTGGAAGTACAATATCCACAAAATGTAAATCGTCTAAATGGTGA